One window of the Corallococcus exiguus genome contains the following:
- a CDS encoding AAA family ATPase, with amino-acid sequence MTSPPPNLQAAQSFRRFFGELRETYLERETLFTQIELALLCREHVLVVGPPGTAKSAVASAVLGRITDEVSGLPSLFSKQIAETTLQTDLIGPVDFKVLTETGRTEYLTDEGMLGAVHAFLDEVFDGRDMLLRSILNVMYERELKHGRKVTAGRTECVVMTSNRYLTEVLARSPELLLAFADRLSFISFVPKAFARRESRAAMLHRFVHGTRPDLRATLTLQQLDLLQDAVAQVKVPGHVLEGVEMLTDALERALVAQVSKLPDYVPTKYFSQRSVVKALWTLKAAVVRDQIYRRPDRPLEATVEDLDALRWFFLLGGPPAAEADALLKAAVDPRERAQLEIVRLEQRTFDEVLGKVRQELGGGVEREATTLAAADDVNAAEGLSRNWQAGVVSTTARGVLGKLVPGPRHGQNRALLLVAARALVAALEQRLSRGMTVGQGEGRGGVALLIAIRDVLELSRSVSELKPGYPALCESAARFLEQALEMSASAAEGLAFEDSVKMEWLVGLAENLEEELGVMGSLAAMLSEAVPSLHERLRDADKDTRRRVVAALRRRVSAAFPAQAPRGRKDPLDALSADSRRLTQLENALTALDPSQAGLKQELLRPLSVAYAREVLGATPFERIEQYGRAVQAVAENLRREGVTAEPVLAECRDLMENRLREHARVLSREVASPPPAPNAVLNGDAYTYYRGELSAQAPDGELTALVGLDGQLMAARPASASAFLSDTVRAAVAEAELSFIQSRIKYLRSWLTQLLSALPAPEALNGRADAERTFERLVRSRFPQLALKEGEMVRLKATLNMLETLPGELGESARKLSAQLRGIDEDFGRFSRQVLERRTAQ; translated from the coding sequence GTGACTTCGCCTCCTCCCAACCTGCAGGCCGCCCAGTCCTTTCGCCGCTTCTTCGGGGAGCTGAGAGAGACGTACCTGGAGCGGGAAACGCTGTTCACGCAGATTGAGCTGGCGCTGCTCTGCCGCGAGCACGTGCTGGTGGTGGGGCCGCCCGGGACGGCGAAGAGCGCCGTCGCCAGCGCCGTCCTGGGGCGCATCACCGACGAGGTGTCCGGCCTGCCGTCGCTGTTCTCCAAGCAGATCGCGGAGACGACGCTGCAGACGGACCTCATCGGTCCGGTGGACTTCAAGGTGCTCACGGAGACGGGGCGCACCGAGTACCTCACCGACGAGGGCATGCTGGGCGCGGTGCACGCGTTCCTGGACGAAGTCTTCGACGGCCGGGACATGCTGCTGCGCTCCATCCTCAACGTGATGTACGAGCGGGAGCTGAAGCACGGCCGCAAGGTGACGGCCGGCCGCACCGAGTGCGTGGTGATGACGAGCAACCGGTACCTCACGGAGGTGCTCGCGCGCTCGCCGGAGCTGCTGCTGGCGTTCGCGGACCGGTTGAGCTTCATCAGCTTCGTGCCCAAGGCCTTCGCCCGGCGGGAGAGCCGGGCCGCCATGCTGCACCGCTTCGTGCACGGGACGCGGCCGGACCTGCGCGCCACGCTGACGCTCCAGCAGTTGGACCTGCTCCAGGACGCGGTGGCCCAGGTGAAGGTGCCCGGCCACGTGCTGGAGGGCGTGGAGATGCTCACGGACGCGCTGGAGCGCGCGCTCGTGGCGCAGGTGTCGAAGCTGCCGGACTACGTGCCCACGAAGTACTTCTCCCAGCGCTCGGTGGTGAAGGCGCTCTGGACGTTGAAGGCCGCGGTGGTGCGCGATCAGATCTACCGCCGTCCGGACCGGCCGCTCGAAGCGACCGTGGAGGACCTGGACGCGCTGCGCTGGTTCTTCCTCCTGGGCGGTCCTCCCGCGGCGGAGGCGGACGCGCTGCTCAAGGCGGCAGTGGACCCTCGTGAGCGGGCGCAGCTGGAGATCGTCCGGCTGGAGCAGCGCACCTTCGACGAGGTGCTGGGCAAGGTGCGGCAGGAGCTGGGCGGTGGCGTGGAGCGCGAGGCGACGACGCTCGCGGCCGCGGACGACGTGAACGCCGCGGAGGGCCTGAGCCGCAACTGGCAGGCGGGTGTGGTGTCCACCACCGCGCGCGGCGTGTTGGGCAAGCTGGTGCCCGGGCCTCGCCACGGTCAGAACCGGGCGCTGCTGCTGGTGGCGGCGCGTGCGCTGGTGGCTGCCCTGGAGCAGCGGCTGTCTCGGGGCATGACGGTGGGGCAGGGGGAGGGGCGCGGCGGTGTGGCGTTGCTCATCGCCATCCGCGACGTCCTGGAGCTGAGCCGGTCGGTTTCGGAGCTGAAGCCGGGCTACCCCGCGCTGTGCGAGTCGGCCGCGCGGTTCCTGGAGCAGGCGCTGGAGATGAGCGCGTCCGCGGCGGAGGGGCTCGCGTTCGAGGACAGCGTCAAGATGGAGTGGCTGGTCGGGCTCGCGGAGAACCTGGAGGAGGAGCTGGGCGTGATGGGCTCGCTGGCGGCGATGCTCAGCGAGGCGGTGCCCTCCCTCCACGAGCGGCTGCGCGACGCGGACAAGGACACGCGCCGCCGGGTGGTGGCCGCGCTCCGGCGCCGCGTTTCGGCGGCGTTCCCCGCCCAGGCGCCCCGGGGCCGCAAGGATCCGCTGGATGCTCTGTCCGCGGACTCGCGGCGGCTCACCCAGCTGGAGAACGCCCTGACGGCGTTGGATCCGTCCCAGGCGGGGTTGAAGCAGGAGCTGCTCCGGCCACTGAGCGTGGCGTACGCGCGCGAGGTGCTGGGCGCGACCCCGTTTGAGCGCATCGAGCAGTACGGCCGCGCGGTGCAGGCGGTGGCGGAGAACCTGCGCCGCGAGGGCGTGACGGCGGAGCCGGTGCTCGCCGAGTGCCGCGACCTGATGGAGAACCGCCTCCGGGAGCATGCTCGCGTGCTGTCTCGCGAGGTGGCCAGCCCGCCGCCGGCACCCAACGCCGTGCTCAATGGCGACGCGTACACCTACTACCGGGGCGAGCTGTCCGCGCAGGCCCCCGACGGCGAGCTGACCGCGCTCGTGGGCCTGGACGGACAGCTGATGGCGGCACGTCCCGCGTCCGCGTCCGCGTTCCTCTCCGACACGGTCCGCGCTGCCGTGGCCGAAGCGGAGCTGTCCTTCATCCAGTCGCGCATCAAGTACCTGCGCAGCTGGCTGACCCAGCTGCTGTCCGCGCTGCCCGCCCCGGAGGCGCTCAACGGCCGTGCCGACGCGGAGCGCACCTTCGAGCGGCTGGTGCGCAGCCGCTTCCCCCAGCTCGCGCTCAAGGAGGGCGAAATGGTGCGGCTCAAGGCCACGCTGAACATGCTGGAGACGCTCCCGGGTGAATTGGGGGAGAGCGCGCGCAAGCTGTCCGCCCAGCTTCGCGGCATCGACGAGGACTTCGGACGCTTCAGCCGGCAGGTGCTGGAGCGGCGGACCGCGCAGTGA
- a CDS encoding vWA domain-containing protein, with protein sequence MLARRLTPLRQRLDALRQPVAARGGPWSWPFGRKLKGPEDMGLPVLVALDRELDRVGVHTAADARLLLALGTQRGRAGALAQGLATRANQALEEYEECLRLVEKAHRSGEMPSGALTALDRGFVRLARAVKVADLFSRPLETQGGEDAPFEIFERPAGTTRERPPANARLAVAELLAARARDNVIDLVQKRRDLDLAHEMLLRLGTTDADRARSMALRTDVAEARERVREVPPTRSLEALVRGVRKAAQEDPREAYRSLQGLYERAIEAGDAELASAARRALTPLLPPESRLTRMVEEAEAGTRLQWLGEADAEADSGREAEDAPDEQLADLAFSLKPEQLATFDLAAGCARFFDVEDALSEEIVEKDAASVRAVPRQVPYPTQTMSFDTTGSLDEIHHFVITDPRRLLQDLAGHRQLVRTYLDDAPPPKPRKVKRTAVRVYVCDASGSMHGARARFRDALIIAELNNLRVKARREENFDPLYFSFFNDVPTELARVDTAAEATRQIEKLFRDSPAEGQTDISLALLSAFDSIRAAQGRDPYLARATVVLITDGEDRVDLDLIRRTRAPMGALDIALSFISLGEENPDLKSLVLEQRAAGGRAFYHPLSDEEIRWARTEFDTPWRTLLPRDVPASLEALEALAPHLDALEAVAAGRAPGAGVAVEASFDALFPSTPAASTVPETPGAELVARVTDILEAVGEAASLASADRRATESVVLLQHLLSVYGLTPARYLAVLSGGGRPVAEALERVRLLCRPFG encoded by the coding sequence GTGCTGGCGCGTCGGCTCACTCCCCTGCGGCAGCGCCTGGATGCGCTCCGCCAGCCCGTGGCGGCCCGTGGCGGCCCGTGGTCCTGGCCCTTCGGCCGCAAGCTGAAGGGGCCGGAGGACATGGGCCTGCCGGTGCTCGTGGCGCTCGACCGCGAGTTGGATCGCGTGGGCGTCCACACCGCCGCGGATGCCCGGCTGCTGCTCGCGCTGGGCACCCAGCGGGGCAGGGCGGGGGCGCTCGCGCAGGGGCTCGCGACGCGCGCGAACCAGGCCCTGGAGGAGTACGAGGAGTGCCTGCGCCTGGTGGAGAAGGCGCACCGCTCCGGCGAGATGCCTTCGGGGGCCCTCACCGCGCTGGACCGCGGCTTCGTGCGGCTGGCCCGCGCGGTGAAAGTGGCGGATCTCTTCAGCCGGCCGCTGGAAACGCAGGGCGGTGAGGACGCGCCGTTCGAGATCTTCGAGCGCCCGGCGGGGACGACCCGGGAGCGGCCCCCAGCCAATGCGCGCCTGGCCGTCGCGGAGTTGCTGGCCGCTCGTGCTCGGGACAACGTCATCGACCTGGTGCAGAAGCGGCGCGATCTGGACCTGGCCCACGAGATGCTGCTTCGCCTGGGCACCACGGACGCGGATCGCGCGCGGAGCATGGCGCTGCGCACCGACGTGGCGGAGGCGCGCGAGCGGGTGCGCGAGGTGCCGCCCACGCGCTCCCTGGAGGCGCTGGTGCGCGGCGTGCGGAAGGCCGCCCAGGAGGATCCCCGGGAGGCCTATCGGTCGTTGCAGGGCCTCTACGAGCGCGCCATCGAAGCGGGAGACGCGGAGCTGGCCTCGGCGGCCCGGCGCGCGCTGACGCCGCTGCTTCCCCCGGAGTCCCGGCTGACGCGGATGGTGGAGGAGGCGGAGGCGGGCACGCGGCTGCAGTGGCTGGGGGAGGCGGATGCCGAGGCCGACTCCGGACGCGAGGCGGAAGACGCTCCGGACGAGCAGCTCGCGGACCTGGCGTTCTCCCTGAAGCCGGAACAGCTGGCCACGTTCGACCTGGCGGCGGGGTGCGCGCGCTTCTTCGACGTGGAGGACGCGTTGTCGGAGGAGATCGTCGAGAAGGATGCCGCCTCCGTGCGGGCCGTCCCGCGCCAGGTGCCCTATCCGACGCAGACGATGTCGTTCGACACGACGGGCAGCCTGGATGAGATCCACCACTTCGTCATCACGGATCCACGGCGCCTGCTCCAGGACCTCGCGGGGCACCGGCAGCTCGTGCGCACGTACCTGGACGACGCGCCGCCCCCCAAGCCGCGCAAGGTGAAGCGCACCGCCGTGCGCGTCTACGTCTGTGACGCCTCCGGCTCCATGCACGGCGCGCGGGCGCGCTTCCGTGACGCGTTGATCATCGCGGAGCTGAACAACCTGCGCGTGAAGGCGCGGCGCGAAGAGAACTTCGATCCGCTCTACTTCAGCTTCTTCAACGACGTGCCCACGGAGTTGGCCCGCGTGGACACCGCCGCGGAGGCGACCCGGCAGATTGAGAAGCTCTTCCGGGACTCTCCCGCGGAGGGGCAGACGGACATCTCGCTGGCCCTCCTGTCCGCCTTCGACTCCATCCGAGCCGCGCAGGGGCGCGACCCGTACCTCGCGCGCGCCACGGTGGTGCTCATCACCGACGGCGAGGACCGCGTGGACCTGGACCTCATCCGCCGCACGCGCGCGCCCATGGGGGCCCTGGACATCGCGCTGAGCTTCATCTCGCTGGGCGAGGAGAACCCGGACCTCAAGTCCCTGGTGCTGGAGCAGCGCGCCGCCGGAGGCCGCGCCTTCTACCACCCGCTCTCCGACGAGGAGATCCGCTGGGCACGCACGGAGTTCGACACGCCCTGGCGAACGCTCCTGCCTCGCGACGTGCCGGCCTCGCTGGAGGCCCTGGAGGCCCTGGCTCCGCACCTGGACGCGCTGGAGGCGGTGGCGGCGGGCCGCGCGCCCGGTGCGGGCGTGGCCGTGGAGGCCTCGTTCGACGCGCTCTTCCCGTCCACTCCCGCGGCGTCCACCGTGCCGGAGACGCCCGGGGCGGAGTTGGTGGCGCGGGTGACGGACATCCTGGAGGCGGTGGGCGAGGCCGCGTCGCTCGCCTCCGCGGACCGGCGCGCGACGGAGAGCGTGGTGCTCCTGCAGCACCTGCTGTCCGTCTACGGACTCACGCCCGCGCGCTACCTGGCCGTGCTGTCCGGCGGAGGGCGTCCGGTGGCCGAGGCGTTGGAACGGGTGCGGTTGCTCTGCCGCCCGTTCGGGTAG
- a CDS encoding PspA/IM30 family protein, with translation MFGFLKRKKTPAAPVDPLATFDRLIEDLERQAAEVRKSAATLLALKGELSRGVTRYTARLGDIAGRRQTAHDRGDAKGVGVLERDRVQTERLLESTRESLRRAERDSALLLGAAGELGERVADLRIERESASARMAAGGVVTEALREQVERFDRVMALDAARDEVEKAHALADIYREEHQPHAAPERVK, from the coding sequence ATGTTCGGCTTCCTCAAACGCAAGAAGACCCCCGCGGCGCCCGTGGACCCATTGGCCACGTTCGACCGGCTCATCGAGGACCTGGAGCGTCAGGCGGCCGAGGTGCGCAAGTCCGCCGCCACGCTGCTGGCCCTCAAGGGCGAACTCTCCCGCGGAGTGACGCGCTACACGGCCCGCCTGGGCGACATCGCCGGACGGCGTCAGACGGCGCATGACCGGGGGGACGCGAAGGGCGTGGGAGTGCTGGAGCGCGACCGCGTGCAGACCGAACGTCTGTTGGAATCCACGCGGGAATCGCTGCGGCGCGCGGAGCGGGACTCGGCGCTGCTGCTCGGCGCGGCCGGCGAGTTGGGCGAGCGCGTGGCGGACCTGCGCATCGAGCGGGAGAGCGCATCCGCGCGCATGGCCGCGGGCGGCGTCGTCACGGAGGCGCTGCGCGAGCAGGTGGAGCGCTTCGACCGGGTGATGGCGCTGGATGCGGCCCGCGACGAGGTGGAGAAGGCGCACGCGCTGGCGGACATCTACCGCGAGGAGCACCAGCCCCACGCCGCGCCCGAGCGCGTGAAGTAG
- a CDS encoding DNA integrity scanning protein DisA nucleotide-binding domain protein produces MSDNTKFDREFLRSALSLAAKSDVDHFLYICDTPISPDDLRGKPARKKLVYAVTLEPLAQELLRKKARALVIPAYDYSRTERVKVALVSALSQGAFKESDLVLCMTGKVGRAPDMLMQMRIGGSLDDRLAIEGVKLGEEFNSQVVDALIQLALQIGQEGFEGHPIGTIITIGDHTSVLEKSRQLTINPFQGLSESERNVLDPKIRDAIKNFSVLDGAFVIREDGVVLAAGRYLSANDDTVKIPLGLGARHAASAGITSSTHCIALTVSQTSGAVRLFKGGNIVLELHQTARRT; encoded by the coding sequence TTGAGCGACAACACGAAGTTCGATCGGGAATTCTTGCGCTCGGCGCTCTCCCTGGCCGCCAAAAGCGACGTCGACCACTTCCTCTACATCTGCGACACGCCCATTTCGCCGGACGACCTCCGGGGTAAGCCCGCACGCAAGAAGCTGGTGTACGCAGTGACCTTGGAGCCGCTGGCGCAGGAACTCCTGCGCAAGAAGGCCCGCGCGCTCGTCATTCCCGCGTATGACTACTCGCGCACGGAGCGCGTGAAGGTGGCGCTCGTCTCCGCGCTGTCCCAGGGAGCGTTCAAGGAAAGCGACCTTGTGCTCTGCATGACGGGAAAGGTGGGCCGCGCTCCGGACATGCTGATGCAGATGCGCATCGGAGGATCGCTGGACGACCGGCTGGCCATCGAGGGCGTGAAGCTGGGCGAGGAGTTCAACTCGCAGGTGGTGGACGCGCTGATTCAACTGGCCCTTCAGATTGGCCAGGAGGGCTTCGAGGGCCACCCCATCGGGACCATCATCACGATTGGCGACCACACGAGCGTGCTGGAGAAGAGCCGGCAGCTCACCATCAACCCGTTCCAGGGCCTGTCGGAGTCCGAGCGCAACGTGCTCGACCCGAAGATTCGCGACGCCATCAAGAACTTCTCCGTGCTGGACGGCGCGTTCGTCATCCGCGAGGACGGCGTGGTGCTGGCCGCGGGCCGCTACCTGTCCGCCAACGACGACACGGTGAAGATTCCCCTGGGTCTGGGCGCGCGCCACGCGGCCTCCGCGGGCATCACGTCCTCCACGCACTGCATCGCGCTCACGGTGAGCCAGACCTCCGGCGCGGTGCGGCTCTTCAAGGGCGGCAACATCGTGCTGGAGCTGCACCAGACGGCGCGGCGGACCTGA
- a CDS encoding TraR/DksA family transcriptional regulator, with product MNQKDLKRYKKMLEDSKTSLLESAKKTLVEESSFDTDDLPDEIDQAASEYTQSMVFRLRDREKFLLQKIDGALKRVEDGTFGICERCEEDISPKRLDARPVTTLCIRCKEEQEKKEKSYG from the coding sequence GTGAACCAGAAAGATCTCAAGCGTTACAAGAAGATGCTCGAGGACAGCAAAACGAGCCTGCTCGAAAGCGCGAAGAAGACCCTGGTGGAGGAATCGTCCTTCGACACGGACGACCTGCCTGACGAAATCGACCAGGCCGCTTCCGAGTACACCCAGTCCATGGTCTTCCGTCTGAGGGACCGCGAGAAGTTCCTCCTGCAGAAGATCGACGGCGCCCTCAAGCGCGTGGAGGACGGCACCTTCGGCATCTGCGAGCGCTGCGAGGAGGACATCTCCCCCAAGCGTCTGGATGCGCGTCCGGTGACGACGCTCTGCATCCGCTGCAAGGAAGAGCAGGAGAAGAAGGAGAAGTCCTACGGCTGA
- a CDS encoding FHA domain-containing protein produces the protein MDAVDYCPRCDTENSRDATVCRACGSALRSGTMVMAVAHISSRPQVSIRVVRADGGPEALVRMQRDTLTCGQQADIALNDDPFIMPVQARFFFSGARLAIEDVGGANGVFVRLRNERELPAGGELRLGRQRMVLEPIPAAALGPGGTQVWGSPDPGYRLRLIQLLEGGLRGAAFPLKDGDNLLGREQGDIAFPTDGFVSGRHALLQVRGDRLMVRDVGSSNGTFIRLAGPTFVDNGDHFLIGRQLLRVEIQPAAA, from the coding sequence ATGGACGCCGTGGACTATTGCCCCCGCTGTGACACCGAGAATTCCCGGGATGCCACTGTCTGCCGAGCTTGCGGCTCGGCGCTGCGCTCCGGAACCATGGTGATGGCCGTGGCGCACATCTCGTCGCGCCCACAGGTGTCCATCCGCGTGGTGCGCGCGGACGGCGGCCCTGAAGCGCTCGTGCGCATGCAGCGCGACACCCTCACCTGCGGACAGCAGGCGGACATCGCGCTCAACGACGACCCGTTCATCATGCCCGTGCAGGCGCGCTTCTTCTTCTCCGGCGCCCGCCTCGCCATCGAGGACGTGGGCGGCGCCAACGGCGTCTTCGTGCGCCTGCGCAATGAGCGCGAGCTGCCCGCCGGCGGTGAGCTGCGCCTGGGCCGTCAGCGCATGGTGCTGGAGCCCATCCCCGCCGCGGCGCTGGGGCCCGGCGGCACGCAGGTGTGGGGCTCGCCGGATCCCGGCTACCGGCTGCGGCTCATCCAATTGCTGGAGGGCGGCCTGCGCGGCGCGGCCTTCCCGCTCAAGGACGGCGACAACCTGCTGGGTCGTGAGCAGGGCGACATCGCCTTCCCCACGGACGGCTTCGTGTCCGGGCGGCACGCGCTGCTGCAGGTGCGCGGGGACCGGCTGATGGTGCGCGACGTCGGCTCGTCCAACGGCACCTTCATCCGCCTGGCGGGGCCGACCTTCGTCGACAACGGCGACCACTTCCTCATCGGCCGTCAGCTGCTGCGGGTGGAAATCCAGCCCGCGGCGGCCTGA
- a CDS encoding serine/threonine-protein kinase — protein MYCPSCGADAEDSSRYCPACGATLLRSAEGGDEYVGKTIASKYRVEALIGEGGMGKVYRARQLALDKVVVLKVLRHTLLSDERTVARFQREAKAASRLNHPNSISVLDFGQADDGALFIAMEYVAGQDLHQILSREWPLGEARVVRIALQILSALSDAHGAGVIHRDLKPENIMVEQRRNEPDFVKVLDFGIAKITDSQDEGPALTRAGFVCGTPEYMSPEQARGAVLDHRSDLYAVGVILYQLTTGLLPFESDSAVGFATKHLTEEPPPPTRRRPDARISPGMERLILRVLSKDPDDRPANAGAFKAELLAVDKERRRGGAAANDTGGRRPQASGVLAPIPRKSQAAHNAARNNTAWNDVTVEATVQGLPHSRTPVSEESTLAQEGTRTSVAAPASGGGDGIILFFKALTTVLVLGAVGFFVYYFGIGAGSGSEGNQYVAPPNAPRLLTSGSDQPDYLRQIPSNARNVDKARKLTQDGDRDVMAGELGRATSSYKEAFNFNPEAELALKLGELYWQRDNTDEARGWWVRHLTDMPDSRARAYIEVRLGSPVARPSSP, from the coding sequence GTGTACTGCCCTTCCTGCGGCGCCGACGCCGAAGATTCCTCCCGTTACTGCCCCGCCTGCGGCGCGACGCTCCTGCGCTCGGCGGAGGGCGGCGACGAATACGTGGGCAAGACGATTGCCTCCAAGTACCGGGTGGAAGCCCTCATCGGCGAGGGCGGCATGGGCAAGGTGTACCGCGCCCGGCAGCTCGCGCTGGACAAGGTGGTGGTGCTGAAGGTGCTGCGCCACACGCTGCTGTCGGACGAGCGCACCGTCGCGCGCTTCCAGCGTGAGGCCAAGGCCGCCAGCCGCCTGAATCACCCCAACTCCATCAGCGTGCTGGACTTCGGCCAGGCTGACGACGGCGCGCTCTTCATCGCGATGGAGTACGTGGCCGGGCAGGACCTGCATCAGATCCTCAGCCGCGAGTGGCCGCTGGGCGAGGCGCGCGTGGTGCGCATCGCCCTCCAGATCCTGAGCGCGCTGTCGGACGCGCACGGCGCGGGCGTCATCCACCGGGACCTCAAGCCCGAAAACATCATGGTGGAGCAGCGCCGCAACGAGCCGGACTTCGTGAAGGTGCTGGACTTCGGCATCGCGAAGATCACCGACTCGCAGGACGAGGGCCCGGCCCTCACGCGCGCGGGCTTCGTGTGCGGCACCCCCGAGTACATGTCGCCGGAGCAGGCGCGGGGCGCGGTGTTGGATCACCGCTCGGACCTGTACGCGGTGGGCGTCATCCTCTACCAGCTGACGACGGGCCTGCTCCCCTTCGAGTCCGACTCGGCGGTGGGCTTCGCCACCAAGCACCTCACCGAGGAGCCGCCCCCGCCCACGCGCCGCCGCCCGGACGCGCGCATCTCCCCGGGCATGGAGCGGCTGATCCTCCGCGTCCTGTCCAAGGACCCGGATGACCGGCCGGCCAACGCCGGGGCCTTCAAGGCGGAGCTGCTCGCCGTCGACAAGGAGCGCCGTCGCGGAGGGGCCGCCGCCAACGACACGGGCGGACGCCGTCCCCAGGCCTCTGGCGTGCTGGCCCCCATCCCGCGCAAGTCCCAGGCCGCGCACAACGCCGCCCGCAACAACACGGCCTGGAACGACGTGACGGTGGAAGCCACCGTGCAGGGCCTGCCGCATTCGCGCACCCCTGTCTCCGAGGAGTCCACGCTCGCGCAGGAGGGCACACGGACCTCCGTGGCCGCGCCCGCCTCCGGTGGCGGCGACGGCATCATCCTCTTCTTCAAGGCGCTCACCACCGTGCTGGTGCTGGGGGCGGTGGGCTTCTTCGTCTACTACTTCGGCATTGGCGCGGGCAGCGGCTCCGAAGGCAACCAGTACGTGGCGCCGCCCAACGCGCCCCGGTTGCTCACCTCCGGTTCGGATCAGCCGGACTACCTGCGGCAGATCCCCAGCAACGCGCGCAACGTGGACAAGGCGCGCAAGCTGACGCAGGACGGGGACCGCGACGTGATGGCCGGGGAGCTGGGCCGCGCGACCTCCAGCTACAAGGAGGCCTTCAACTTCAACCCGGAAGCGGAGCTGGCCCTCAAGCTGGGTGAGCTGTACTGGCAGCGCGACAACACGGACGAGGCCCGCGGCTGGTGGGTGCGTCACCTGACCGACATGCCCGACTCGCGTGCGCGCGCGTACATCGAAGTCCGGCTCGGCAGCCCGGTGGCGCGTCCCTCGTCGCCCTGA
- a CDS encoding FHA domain-containing protein: MSQLLLSALPVVCPNCDGFNPARSATCALCGQAMEEAAPAPRPAATTPPRPVTPPPGAGRPAAVSSFTRPGEPFAPPTPPPPPSAVPPGLKLSARTPPPTAAQGLMVEARRAAPPATGTPPPPRAGYGPALPPANTRPPPPVPDNALPPRGGTGATAPVPAGTPPATTGATARPPPVASRFGLAVIAGTTRGQRYKLPVTGCVVGRQRGAILFPDDVFVSPLHATFLVKDGALYVRDESSASGVYVTFAGTEPLAPRALFSAGQRLFRFTGRVESPAPVAGRPTPYGSPAPLGQALYGVEEVHMGGRAGRAVVTAAALLTIGQAHCDLAYPNDEGLAGRHCELSPTATGAMLRDLSGGLGTFVRIPPATERPLRPGDRVRLGQHVMQVETLG; the protein is encoded by the coding sequence ATGTCTCAGCTTCTGCTGTCCGCGCTCCCGGTGGTCTGCCCGAATTGTGACGGTTTCAACCCGGCACGCTCGGCCACCTGCGCACTGTGCGGCCAGGCGATGGAAGAGGCCGCTCCGGCCCCCCGTCCGGCGGCCACGACCCCGCCCCGGCCGGTGACGCCGCCCCCTGGCGCGGGCCGTCCCGCCGCCGTCTCCAGCTTCACGCGCCCGGGCGAGCCCTTCGCGCCCCCCACGCCGCCTCCGCCGCCCAGCGCGGTGCCGCCCGGGCTCAAGCTTTCCGCGCGCACCCCGCCGCCCACCGCCGCCCAGGGGCTGATGGTGGAGGCCCGCCGGGCCGCGCCGCCGGCCACGGGGACGCCGCCTCCTCCCCGAGCAGGCTACGGGCCGGCCCTGCCGCCCGCGAACACCCGCCCGCCTCCGCCCGTGCCGGACAACGCCCTGCCCCCTCGCGGCGGTACGGGAGCCACGGCGCCGGTTCCGGCGGGTACGCCCCCCGCGACGACGGGCGCCACGGCGCGTCCTCCGCCCGTGGCGTCGCGCTTCGGGTTGGCGGTGATCGCCGGGACGACGCGCGGCCAGCGCTACAAGCTGCCGGTGACGGGCTGCGTGGTGGGCCGCCAGCGCGGCGCCATCCTCTTCCCGGACGACGTCTTCGTGTCGCCGCTGCACGCCACCTTCCTGGTGAAGGACGGCGCCCTCTACGTGCGCGACGAGTCGAGCGCGTCGGGCGTCTACGTCACCTTCGCCGGCACGGAGCCGCTGGCGCCGCGAGCCCTCTTCAGCGCGGGCCAACGGCTGTTCCGCTTCACCGGCCGCGTGGAGTCCCCCGCACCCGTGGCGGGCCGGCCCACCCCGTATGGTTCGCCCGCGCCGCTCGGCCAGGCGCTGTACGGCGTGGAAGAGGTTCACATGGGTGGCAGGGCGGGCCGCGCGGTGGTGACGGCCGCGGCGCTGCTCACCATCGGACAGGCCCACTGCGACCTGGCGTACCCGAATGACGAGGGGCTCGCCGGCCGGCACTGCGAGCTGAGCCCCACGGCGACCGGCGCGATGCTGCGCGACCTCTCTGGCGGCCTGGGCACCTTCGTGCGCATCCCGCCCGCGACGGAGCGGCCCCTGCGTCCGGGCGACCGCGTCCGCCTGGGCCAGCACGTCATGCAGGTGGAGACGCTGGGCTGA